One Turneriella parva DSM 21527 genomic region harbors:
- the dnaK gene encoding molecular chaperone DnaK: protein MAKEKIIGIDLGTTNSCVAVMEGGEAVVIANSEGARTTPSVVAFTDKGETLTGQVAKNQMVTNPENTLRSVKRFIGRRWTEVTDEIRKVAYVVKEGPAKDVLIKTREKDYRPEEVSARVLTKMKQTAEEYLGTTVTKAVVTVPAYFNDEQRQATKDAGRIAGLDVVRIINEPTAAALAYGLDRDKSGEVIAVYDLGGGTFDISILELADNVFEVKATNGDTHLGGDDFDQAIIDWIVAEFKKETAIDVSKDKMALQRLQEAAEKAKIELSNKETADINIPFITMDASGPRHLNMTLTRAKFNQLTLSLVERSVEPCRKAIADSGYSINEINKVVLVGGSTRIPAVREKVKEIFGKEPDKSVNPDEAVAIGAAIQGGVLAGEVTDVLLLDVTPLSLGIETLGGVMTKIITRNTTIPTKKSEVFSTAADNQTAVDIHVLQGERELAKDNRTLGRFQLSEIPAAPRGTPQIEVTFDIDANGIVHVSAKDLKTNKEQKIKIEASSSLSESEIEKMVKDAELNAEADRKAKEAATAYNDLDHIIYTTEKMIADAPQLDAGIKAEVEGSVSKAKEALMSRDADKMKAAAQTLGEVVQKHQAAFTVQGNGPDAGAEAAAGEAQAKGDEKVVDAEFTEIKDDKK, encoded by the coding sequence ATGGCTAAAGAAAAAATTATCGGAATCGATCTGGGTACCACGAACTCATGCGTCGCCGTGATGGAAGGCGGCGAAGCAGTCGTCATCGCAAACAGTGAAGGCGCACGCACGACGCCCTCGGTTGTGGCATTTACCGACAAAGGTGAAACGCTCACGGGCCAGGTCGCAAAAAACCAGATGGTGACAAACCCCGAAAACACGCTGCGCTCGGTGAAACGCTTCATCGGTCGTCGCTGGACAGAAGTTACTGACGAAATTCGCAAGGTCGCTTACGTCGTTAAAGAGGGCCCCGCGAAAGACGTGCTGATCAAGACGCGCGAAAAAGACTACCGCCCCGAAGAAGTTTCGGCCCGCGTGCTCACGAAAATGAAGCAAACGGCAGAAGAATATCTGGGCACCACAGTCACCAAGGCTGTCGTGACGGTTCCCGCGTACTTCAACGATGAACAGCGCCAGGCAACGAAAGATGCCGGCCGCATTGCGGGCCTCGACGTCGTGAGGATTATCAACGAACCTACAGCGGCCGCGCTCGCGTACGGCCTCGACCGTGACAAAAGCGGCGAAGTCATTGCGGTCTATGACCTCGGTGGCGGCACATTCGATATCTCGATTCTCGAGCTGGCAGACAATGTCTTTGAAGTTAAGGCAACCAACGGTGACACACACCTCGGTGGCGATGACTTCGACCAGGCGATTATCGACTGGATAGTCGCTGAGTTCAAAAAAGAGACAGCGATCGACGTCAGCAAAGACAAGATGGCGCTGCAACGCCTGCAAGAAGCAGCCGAAAAAGCGAAGATTGAACTTTCGAACAAAGAGACGGCTGACATCAATATTCCGTTCATCACGATGGATGCCTCGGGCCCGCGCCACCTCAATATGACGCTGACGCGAGCTAAATTTAACCAATTGACGCTCTCGCTGGTAGAACGCTCTGTCGAGCCGTGCCGCAAGGCGATCGCGGACTCTGGCTACAGCATCAACGAGATCAACAAGGTGGTTCTGGTAGGTGGTTCTACCCGAATTCCCGCGGTGCGTGAAAAAGTTAAAGAGATATTTGGTAAAGAACCGGATAAATCAGTTAACCCCGACGAAGCCGTTGCGATCGGCGCGGCAATTCAGGGCGGGGTGCTTGCAGGTGAAGTTACCGACGTTCTGCTGCTAGACGTTACCCCGCTCTCTCTCGGTATCGAGACGCTCGGCGGCGTGATGACGAAAATCATCACCCGCAACACAACGATTCCGACGAAGAAGTCAGAGGTGTTCTCGACAGCAGCCGACAACCAGACTGCCGTCGACATACACGTGCTGCAGGGTGAGCGCGAGCTCGCGAAAGACAACCGAACGCTCGGGCGTTTTCAGCTTTCAGAGATACCAGCGGCGCCGCGCGGTACCCCGCAGATTGAAGTCACCTTCGACATCGACGCGAACGGTATTGTGCACGTTTCGGCAAAAGACCTGAAAACGAACAAAGAGCAGAAGATCAAGATCGAAGCTTCAAGTTCGCTCTCAGAATCTGAAATCGAAAAGATGGTGAAAGATGCCGAGCTGAACGCTGAAGCAGACCGCAAGGCGAAAGAAGCGGCAACGGCATACAACGATCTCGACCATATCATCTACACCACCGAAAAGATGATCGCAGATGCACCGCAGCTCGATGCAGGCATCAAAGCCGAAGTCGAAGGTTCGGTGTCAAAGGCCAAAGAGGCGCTGATGTCACGCGACGCAGACAAGATGAAAGCCGCTGCGCAGACTCTGGGTGAAGTTGTGCAAAAGCACCAGGCGGCGTTCACTGTTCAGGGCAATGGCCCCGATG
- a CDS encoding nucleotide exchange factor GrpE, whose product MSEETMNKDGNNAGEFASEADEIAALQNDAAASHNDDKNSPEALKKQIEALTSDLQRERAEFTNFRKRAVLERAQQSAQSSARLLTDLLPALDALDQFFSVYTPKAESDTALKPIVDGVQLVQKQIARVFTEAGVEEFSPTGEEFDPNMMEALSVQETDVERETVVQVFQKGYRIEGRLIRPARVVVAKPKPAEAPSQ is encoded by the coding sequence ATGAGTGAAGAGACCATGAACAAAGACGGAAATAACGCCGGAGAATTCGCGAGCGAAGCCGATGAAATTGCGGCGCTGCAGAATGACGCTGCTGCATCCCACAACGATGACAAAAACAGCCCCGAAGCCCTGAAGAAGCAGATCGAGGCCCTCACTTCTGACCTGCAACGCGAACGCGCGGAGTTTACCAACTTTCGCAAGCGCGCAGTGCTCGAACGGGCTCAGCAATCGGCCCAGTCGAGCGCGCGGCTTCTGACCGATCTTCTGCCAGCCCTCGATGCGCTCGACCAGTTCTTTTCGGTTTATACGCCCAAAGCCGAGAGCGACACGGCGCTGAAGCCGATCGTCGACGGTGTGCAACTCGTGCAGAAGCAGATCGCGCGGGTCTTTACCGAAGCAGGCGTTGAAGAGTTCTCGCCCACCGGTGAAGAATTCGACCCCAACATGATGGAGGCGCTGAGCGTTCAGGAAACCGACGTCGAACGCGAGACGGTCGTGCAGGTATTTCAAAAGGGCTACCGCATCGAGGGCCGATTGATCAGACCGGCGCGCGTCGTCGTCGCAAAACCCAAACCTGCGGAGGCGCCATCACAGTAA
- the hrcA gene encoding heat-inducible transcriptional repressor HrcA, whose translation MTDRQGEILRALVKEYVVSGEPVGSQILVEKFGMAFSPATVRKEMSVLEQMGLLSSPHTSAGRIPTDRAFQLYLADLVNLFEITLNQKTELEDLYRSAALQLDQLLKTTAQMLAQTSNFAGIVLAPNSIGSSIKRIELVSVMESLVLMVMISSSGAIYEKKIKLERPVNQEDLYKISRYLNQNLKGFDLGDVQERGLEFLSGSLAELGDLSDIGTAVTQAIVYNPPDQTIHIEGDSNLHRKIYELTNDRRKAERVISQLQNQDFVASVFERMKNLPQVGSQVGLEIDGEILSGITILGKGYSLSGKSIGALGVIGANRMPYERIIPALDYSSQILSNVLSEKTNIELQGSDLKVNEIEITARRELPSASAAHKEGKRTTKRPK comes from the coding sequence ATGACAGACCGGCAAGGAGAAATACTACGCGCACTCGTCAAAGAGTACGTTGTGAGCGGCGAACCCGTGGGCTCGCAGATTCTTGTCGAAAAATTCGGCATGGCGTTTTCGCCGGCAACGGTGCGCAAAGAAATGTCGGTGCTCGAGCAGATGGGCCTCTTGAGCTCGCCCCACACTTCGGCCGGGCGCATACCTACCGACCGCGCATTTCAACTGTATCTCGCCGACCTCGTCAATCTGTTTGAAATTACGCTAAACCAGAAAACAGAACTTGAAGATCTCTACCGCTCGGCTGCGCTGCAACTTGACCAGCTGTTAAAGACAACTGCGCAGATGCTCGCGCAGACCTCAAACTTTGCCGGTATCGTGCTCGCGCCCAACAGCATCGGCTCGAGCATCAAGCGCATAGAACTTGTTTCAGTCATGGAAAGCCTGGTGCTGATGGTGATGATCAGCTCGTCGGGTGCCATCTATGAAAAGAAGATTAAACTCGAGCGACCTGTCAACCAGGAAGACCTCTATAAAATCAGCCGTTACCTCAACCAGAACCTCAAGGGTTTTGATCTGGGCGATGTGCAAGAGCGCGGGCTCGAGTTCTTGAGCGGCTCGCTCGCCGAACTCGGAGACCTGTCTGACATCGGCACCGCCGTCACGCAGGCTATTGTTTACAATCCTCCCGACCAGACGATACATATCGAGGGGGATTCAAACCTGCACCGAAAAATCTACGAACTGACGAATGATCGCCGCAAGGCCGAACGCGTTATTTCGCAGCTGCAAAATCAGGACTTTGTCGCCTCGGTTTTCGAGCGCATGAAGAATCTGCCGCAGGTCGGCTCTCAGGTCGGCCTCGAAATCGACGGCGAAATCTTGTCGGGCATCACGATTCTCGGTAAGGGCTACAGCCTCAGCGGCAAGAGCATTGGCGCGCTTGGCGTCATCGGTGCGAACCGCATGCCGTACGAACGTATCATACCTGCTCTCGATTACAGCTCGCAGATTCTCTCGAATGTGCTGAGCGAAAAAACCAACATTGAGCTGCAGGGCTCTGATCTGAAAGTCAATGAAATAGAAATCACTGCGCGCCGCGAATTGCCCTCAGCGAGCGCCGCACACAAAGAAGGCAAACGAACTACCAAGAGGCCCAAATGA